One genomic region from Haloarcula taiwanensis encodes:
- a CDS encoding transcription initiation factor IIB 2 gives MTDTSIRRYSNERETETEQTEEEESESLVCPECSGALLSDSERGETVCEDCGLVVEEDEIDPGPEWRAFDSKEKDEKSRVGAPTTNMMHDKGLSTNIGWQDKDAYGNSLSSRQREKMQRLRTWNERFRTRDSKERNLKQALGEIDRMASALGLPENVRETASVIYRRALDEDLLPGRSIEGVSTASLYAAARQAGTPRSLDEIAGVSRVEKDEIARTYRYVVRELSLEIQPADPESYVPRFASDLDLSEEVERRARQLLQNAKQEGVHSGKSPVGLAAAAVYAASLLTNEKVTQSQVSEVANISEVTIRNRYHELLEAEDNIHP, from the coding sequence ATGACCGATACCAGCATCCGCCGATACTCGAACGAGCGCGAAACGGAGACAGAGCAGACGGAGGAAGAGGAGTCGGAATCACTCGTCTGTCCGGAGTGTAGCGGTGCGCTACTCTCCGACAGCGAGCGCGGTGAGACGGTGTGCGAAGACTGTGGGCTGGTGGTCGAGGAGGACGAGATTGACCCCGGTCCCGAATGGCGCGCGTTCGATTCGAAGGAGAAAGACGAGAAATCCCGCGTTGGTGCGCCGACGACGAATATGATGCACGACAAGGGCCTGTCGACCAACATCGGCTGGCAAGACAAGGACGCCTACGGCAACTCCCTGTCCTCACGCCAGCGTGAGAAGATGCAGCGCCTGCGCACATGGAACGAGCGGTTCCGGACACGGGACTCCAAAGAGCGCAACCTCAAGCAGGCGCTTGGCGAAATCGACCGTATGGCCTCCGCGCTGGGCCTGCCCGAGAACGTCCGCGAGACCGCGAGCGTCATCTATCGGCGCGCCCTCGACGAGGACCTGCTCCCCGGCCGCTCCATCGAGGGCGTCTCGACAGCGTCGCTGTACGCCGCCGCGCGACAGGCCGGCACACCGCGGTCGCTCGACGAAATCGCCGGCGTCTCCCGCGTCGAGAAGGATGAAATCGCTCGCACCTACCGCTACGTCGTCCGCGAGCTGAGCCTCGAAATCCAGCCCGCCGATCCCGAAAGCTACGTCCCGCGGTTCGCGTCGGACCTCGACCTCTCCGAGGAGGTCGAACGGCGCGCCCGCCAGCTGCTCCAGAACGCCAAGCAAGAGGGCGTCCACTCCGGGAAGTCGCCGGTCGGCCTCGCCGCCGCCGCCGTCTACGCCGCCTCGCTGCTCACCAACGAGAAGGTGACCCAGAGCCAGGTCAGCGAAGTCGCCAACATCTCCGAGGTTACCATCCGCAACCGCTACCACGAACTGCTGGAAGCGGAAGACAACATCCACCCCTGA
- a CDS encoding NUDIX hydrolase — protein METTRHFVATVYVVSDGRVALHEHSKLDMWLPAGGHIDRDELPHEAALRETREELGLDVDLIAPQQDIESETVQSIPQPQHFLLEDINVTAEGEVGHQHIDFIFYGRADSRDITPGPGEQPAEDWEWFSVADLRDRSGELPADVVEVGQRAIESVHEP, from the coding sequence ATGGAGACGACCCGCCATTTTGTCGCAACCGTCTACGTTGTCAGCGACGGCCGCGTCGCGTTGCACGAACACAGCAAGCTCGACATGTGGCTGCCAGCCGGCGGCCACATCGACCGCGACGAACTGCCCCACGAAGCCGCGCTCCGCGAAACGCGCGAGGAACTGGGTCTTGATGTCGACCTCATCGCACCCCAGCAGGATATCGAGAGCGAGACGGTCCAGTCGATACCTCAGCCACAGCACTTCCTGCTCGAAGACATCAACGTCACCGCTGAGGGGGAGGTGGGCCACCAGCACATCGACTTCATCTTCTACGGCCGGGCGGACAGCCGCGACATCACACCGGGGCCGGGCGAACAGCCGGCCGAGGACTGGGAGTGGTTCTCCGTGGCTGACTTACGTGACCGGAGCGGGGAACTCCCGGCAGATGTCGTCGAGGTCGGCCAGCGAGCAATCGAGTCGGTTCACGAGCCGTAG
- a CDS encoding asparagine synthase has translation MQGADAAAVADALDSGDPLPGTGGFAGDVDGTLVRDVLGRYPLFVERDVAEEGRLGHDQWGHDPAALEDPRSFPAGHVRDGDGTRRRFTLPSPDPFPDRETAVEAVQAAVETSVDAVDTDGLAIAFSGGVDSALLAARLDAPLYVAGFPDSHDVEAARSAADLLGTDVRVAELTHDAIERAVPEIARATGRVNAMDVQIALPLYLAAERVAADGFDRLALGQGADELFGGYAKVAKAPEDPRVDADTVRGAQREVVATLPDQLERDVLALRAAGVEPVTPLLHDRVVGAALRLDGDLLVDGETRKVALRAAARESLPDEIADRDKKAAQYGSLAARELDRLARQAGYKRRMDNHVTKYIEALIE, from the coding sequence ATGCAGGGAGCCGACGCGGCCGCCGTCGCCGACGCGCTCGACAGCGGCGACCCGCTCCCGGGGACCGGCGGGTTCGCGGGCGACGTGGACGGGACGCTCGTCCGGGACGTGCTCGGGCGTTACCCGCTGTTCGTGGAGCGAGACGTTGCCGAAGAGGGGCGACTCGGCCACGACCAGTGGGGTCACGACCCGGCGGCGCTGGAAGACCCGCGGTCGTTCCCCGCGGGCCACGTCCGCGACGGCGACGGGACCAGACGCCGCTTCACGCTGCCGTCGCCCGACCCGTTTCCGGACCGAGAGACGGCGGTCGAGGCGGTCCAAGCGGCCGTCGAGACCAGCGTCGACGCCGTCGACACCGACGGGCTGGCAATCGCCTTCTCCGGCGGCGTGGACTCGGCGTTGCTCGCGGCGCGGCTCGACGCGCCGCTGTACGTCGCCGGGTTCCCGGACAGCCACGACGTCGAGGCGGCGCGGTCGGCCGCGGACCTGCTGGGGACCGACGTGCGCGTCGCCGAACTCACCCACGACGCCATCGAGCGGGCCGTGCCCGAGATCGCCCGCGCGACGGGGCGGGTCAACGCCATGGACGTACAGATAGCGCTCCCGCTGTACCTTGCCGCCGAACGGGTCGCGGCGGACGGCTTCGACCGGCTGGCGCTCGGGCAGGGAGCCGACGAACTGTTCGGCGGCTACGCGAAGGTTGCAAAGGCCCCCGAGGACCCCCGGGTCGACGCTGACACGGTCAGGGGCGCACAGCGCGAGGTCGTCGCCACGCTCCCCGACCAGCTAGAGCGGGACGTGCTCGCGCTGCGGGCCGCGGGCGTCGAACCGGTGACGCCGCTGTTGCACGACCGCGTCGTCGGGGCTGCTCTGCGACTGGACGGCGACCTGCTGGTCGACGGTGAGACGCGGAAAGTCGCGCTCCGGGCGGCCGCCCGGGAGTCGCTCCCGGACGAGATTGCGGACCGGGACAAGAAGGCCGCCCAGTACGGCTCCCTGGCGGCCCGCGAACTCGACCGCCTCGCCCGGCAGGCCGGCTACAAGCGCCGGATGGACAATCACGTCACGAAGTACATTGAAGCGCTCATCGAGTGA
- a CDS encoding phosphoesterase, giving the protein MQSVELHAHSSLSYDGRDPVELLLEQASGVGLDALAVTDHDEIDASLRAAELAPEYGLVGIPGMEVTCAAGHVLALGIQEAIPPHLPFDETLDRIREQGGLAVVPHPFQESRHGVLEHISKAELATADAIEVYNSRLLTGRSNRQAERFARRKGLPMTAGSDAHIAEMVGQAVTNVGTDERTVEAILDAIREGKTTVEGKRTPWRISFRQAAGGAKRRVKNGIAELLQ; this is encoded by the coding sequence GTGCAGTCGGTTGAGCTACACGCGCATTCGTCGCTGTCGTACGACGGCCGGGACCCGGTCGAGCTCCTCTTAGAGCAAGCCAGCGGTGTCGGACTGGACGCGCTGGCTGTGACTGACCACGACGAAATCGACGCCAGCCTCCGGGCGGCCGAACTCGCCCCGGAGTACGGCCTCGTCGGGATTCCCGGCATGGAGGTCACGTGTGCCGCCGGACACGTCCTCGCGCTGGGGATACAGGAGGCGATTCCGCCCCACCTCCCCTTCGACGAGACGCTTGACCGCATCCGCGAGCAGGGCGGGCTCGCGGTCGTCCCGCATCCGTTTCAGGAGTCCCGCCACGGCGTCCTAGAACACATCTCGAAGGCCGAACTCGCGACGGCCGACGCCATCGAAGTGTACAACTCGCGGCTGCTGACCGGGCGGTCGAACCGGCAGGCCGAGCGGTTCGCGCGACGAAAGGGGCTGCCGATGACCGCTGGCAGTGACGCCCACATCGCGGAGATGGTTGGGCAGGCGGTCACCAACGTCGGCACGGACGAACGAACCGTCGAGGCGATTCTAGACGCGATCCGCGAGGGTAAGACGACTGTCGAGGGGAAGCGGACGCCGTGGCGCATCAGCTTCCGGCAGGCGGCTGGCGGGGCGAAGCGACGCGTCAAGAACGGTATCGCGGAGCTCCTACAGTGA
- a CDS encoding radical SAM/SPASM domain-containing protein: MISVSKLLCDLDAEGDGLRYDAADESTKRQIRDRKQRRPVVVWNVTKQCNLYCDHCYAAADTDIADGELSTAEGKALLEDLADYGAPVVLFSGGEPLVRNDLEELVAYANEVGVRPVLSTNGTLITEERAESLKNAGLKYAGVSVDGLPERNDDFRGVDGAFEGAVQGIENCLDAGLKTGLRYTITERNAADLEGVVDLLTDVGVDRFCFYHLDYGGRGTEIVDADLTPEDRRQAVKRVCDMTRKYHDRGEEIETLLVGNYADAAYLVEYAREHMSDAQAQRVYEYLRVNGGDPTGERVADVDYQGNVHLTQFWQGYSLGNVRDRSFGDIWEDESNPLLRALRNREDHLSGKCADCRYAGVCRGASRLRALTVEDDLFAPDPQCYLEDAEVHGPLPFDTGGNSVAGGSSAD; the protein is encoded by the coding sequence ATGATTTCGGTCTCGAAACTGCTCTGTGACCTCGATGCCGAGGGCGATGGCCTCCGGTACGACGCGGCCGACGAGTCGACCAAGCGCCAGATACGCGACCGGAAACAGCGCCGCCCCGTCGTCGTCTGGAACGTTACGAAGCAGTGTAATCTCTACTGCGACCACTGCTACGCCGCCGCCGACACCGACATCGCCGACGGCGAGCTCTCGACGGCCGAGGGGAAGGCGCTGCTGGAGGACCTGGCCGACTACGGCGCGCCGGTGGTGCTGTTTTCCGGCGGCGAACCGCTCGTCCGCAATGACCTCGAAGAACTGGTCGCCTACGCGAACGAGGTCGGTGTCCGCCCGGTGCTCTCGACCAACGGGACGCTCATCACCGAGGAGCGCGCCGAGTCGCTCAAGAATGCTGGGCTGAAATACGCCGGCGTCTCCGTCGACGGCCTGCCGGAGCGAAACGACGACTTCCGCGGGGTCGACGGCGCGTTCGAGGGCGCGGTCCAGGGCATCGAGAACTGCCTCGACGCGGGCCTGAAGACCGGCCTCCGGTACACCATCACCGAGCGCAACGCCGCCGACCTGGAGGGCGTCGTGGACCTGCTGACCGACGTGGGGGTCGACCGCTTCTGTTTCTACCATCTGGACTACGGCGGGCGCGGGACCGAAATCGTTGACGCTGACCTCACACCTGAGGACCGCCGGCAGGCGGTCAAGCGGGTCTGTGACATGACTCGGAAGTACCACGACCGCGGCGAGGAAATCGAGACACTACTGGTCGGGAACTACGCCGACGCGGCCTACCTCGTCGAGTACGCCCGCGAGCACATGAGCGACGCGCAGGCCCAGCGAGTGTACGAGTACCTGCGGGTCAACGGCGGAGACCCGACCGGCGAACGCGTTGCCGACGTGGACTATCAGGGCAACGTCCACCTCACACAGTTCTGGCAGGGGTACTCGCTGGGGAACGTCCGCGACCGCTCGTTCGGCGACATCTGGGAGGACGAGTCGAATCCGCTGCTTCGGGCGCTCCGGAACCGCGAGGACCACCTCAGCGGGAAGTGTGCCGACTGCCGCTACGCTGGGGTCTGCCGCGGCGCGTCGCGCCTGCGTGCGCTCACCGTCGAGGACGACCTGTTCGCCCCGGACCCGCAGTGCTATCTGGAGGACGCCGAGGTTCACGGGCCGCTGCCGTTCGACACCGGCGGGAACTCGGTCGCTGGCGGGAGTTCGGCAGACTGA
- a CDS encoding rSAM-partnered protein: MEEFDHEVDAPRGATSREWEVFVREDTADPLAHVGSVSAPSADIAREQAASLFGRTAVTLWLCPADETRRYQTDDAALGSGATGEDATMSIDEMESETLRGENR; encoded by the coding sequence ATGGAAGAGTTCGACCACGAGGTGGACGCCCCGCGGGGCGCAACGAGCCGCGAGTGGGAGGTGTTCGTCCGCGAGGACACGGCGGACCCGCTGGCCCACGTCGGAAGCGTCAGCGCACCGTCCGCCGACATCGCCAGGGAGCAGGCCGCGTCGCTGTTTGGCCGGACCGCCGTCACGCTGTGGCTGTGTCCCGCCGACGAGACCCGCCGCTACCAGACCGACGACGCGGCCCTCGGGTCGGGGGCGACGGGGGAAGATGCCACGATGAGCATCGACGAGATGGAGTCGGAGACACTCCGGGGTGAGAACCGATGA
- a CDS encoding cytochrome C biogenesis protein CcdA, producing the protein MAAVSLLASFAAGAMTVLTPCCLPVLPPLLSGSVGHRLKPLAIVGGSVVSFTLVGLVTGYLGTLTSDSLRAPAFLVIIAFGAVMADDDLHEAYAATASKVSGRVDGLGILSSSAHPIAAGFALGLVIGILWLPCVGPVLGAVLAYAGTTGDISQSGLLLFSYGVGFGLPMLGVAYGSKVAGGQVREVLPGAERTESVRRLAGYLLLVSGVALLFQLDRVLLSTL; encoded by the coding sequence ATGGCAGCGGTCTCACTCCTGGCGTCGTTTGCCGCCGGTGCCATGACCGTTCTCACGCCGTGTTGTCTCCCGGTGCTCCCGCCGCTCCTGTCGGGGAGCGTGGGTCACCGGCTGAAACCGCTCGCGATTGTCGGCGGGAGCGTCGTCTCCTTTACCCTCGTCGGCCTGGTCACCGGCTACCTGGGGACGCTCACCTCCGACTCGCTGCGGGCCCCCGCGTTCCTCGTCATCATCGCCTTCGGCGCGGTCATGGCCGACGACGACCTCCACGAGGCGTACGCGGCGACGGCGTCGAAGGTCTCGGGACGGGTCGACGGGCTCGGCATCCTCTCCAGTTCGGCCCACCCTATCGCCGCCGGGTTCGCGCTCGGGCTCGTCATCGGCATCCTCTGGCTCCCGTGTGTCGGCCCGGTCCTCGGCGCTGTGCTGGCGTACGCGGGTACGACGGGCGACATCTCACAGAGCGGACTCCTGCTGTTTAGCTACGGCGTCGGGTTCGGGCTCCCGATGCTCGGTGTCGCCTACGGGAGCAAGGTCGCCGGCGGGCAGGTCAGGGAGGTACTCCCGGGTGCCGAGCGGACGGAATCGGTCCGCCGGCTCGCCGGGTACCTCCTGCTCGTCAGCGGCGTCGCGTTGCTGTTTCAACTGGACCGCGTGCTCCTCTCGACGCTCTGA
- a CDS encoding heme ABC exporter, ATP-binding protein CcmA has protein sequence MAVLSLSTVSKYFGPKVGVEGIDIEVGRGESVLLFGHNGSGKTTLLRLLATLTRPSEGTISLEGTEFSRDRPTQRGEIGFVAHETYHYEQLTARENLRLHARLHGVDRSRCETQLDAVGLADRASDPVSEFSHGMAKRLALARATLHDPLLLLLDEPFTGLDQESLLRVTDQLRNLEETTIVFATHDVDHGFTHADRVLTLKGGQLVRDIDTADCPGPDAIRQQYVDTPRQP, from the coding sequence ATGGCCGTCCTCTCGCTGTCTACAGTCTCGAAGTATTTCGGGCCGAAGGTCGGTGTTGAGGGGATCGATATCGAGGTGGGTCGCGGCGAGTCGGTGCTGTTGTTCGGTCACAACGGGTCGGGCAAGACCACGCTACTCAGGCTCCTGGCGACGCTGACGCGACCGAGCGAGGGGACGATTTCGCTTGAGGGAACCGAGTTCTCCCGCGACCGACCGACACAGCGTGGGGAAATCGGCTTCGTGGCACACGAGACGTACCACTACGAGCAACTGACTGCCCGGGAGAACCTCCGCCTGCACGCCAGGCTACACGGGGTGGACCGGAGCCGGTGTGAGACCCAGCTCGACGCCGTCGGGCTCGCGGACAGAGCCAGCGACCCCGTAAGCGAGTTCTCCCACGGGATGGCAAAGCGGCTCGCACTCGCGCGGGCGACGCTGCATGACCCTTTGCTGTTGTTGCTAGACGAGCCGTTCACTGGACTTGATCAAGAGTCTCTCCTACGAGTGACGGACCAGCTACGCAATCTGGAGGAGACGACAATCGTCTTCGCGACACACGATGTCGACCACGGGTTCACTCACGCCGACCGGGTGCTCACACTCAAGGGAGGACAGCTCGTCCGTGATATTGACACGGCCGACTGTCCCGGGCCGGACGCGATCAGACAACAGTACGTGGACACACCTCGACAACCATGA
- a CDS encoding cytochrome C biogenesis protein: MIRRYLRAVRAIAAKDLLLEARGKRRANGAAVLALLIVVIFSFVFVRRVDEPAVIARGGLWIALVFATTLALSRGIAVEDDNAAIEGLMLAPVDRSAIYLGKVCSSAVFVTAIGWVTLVAVTVFLGTPFEPALLVQLALVFPLAAVGFSAAGVLLTALTLNSQVNESLLPVLLVPLVVPVILAGIELTSLSRGPFWLSEWFRILLVYDGAVLVTGWVSFEFVIEA, translated from the coding sequence ATGATTCGACGGTATCTGCGCGCAGTTCGGGCTATCGCGGCGAAGGACCTGTTGCTCGAAGCCCGCGGGAAGCGGCGGGCCAACGGCGCGGCGGTGCTGGCGCTGCTGATAGTCGTCATCTTCTCGTTCGTGTTCGTCCGCCGGGTCGACGAGCCGGCGGTCATCGCCCGCGGTGGGCTCTGGATAGCGCTCGTGTTCGCCACGACGCTCGCGCTCTCCCGGGGCATCGCCGTCGAGGACGACAACGCCGCAATCGAGGGGCTGATGCTCGCCCCCGTCGACCGGTCCGCGATCTACCTCGGGAAGGTCTGTAGCTCGGCGGTGTTCGTGACGGCTATCGGGTGGGTGACCCTCGTCGCGGTGACGGTGTTTCTGGGGACGCCGTTCGAGCCCGCCCTGCTCGTCCAGTTGGCGCTCGTGTTCCCGCTCGCGGCAGTCGGATTCAGCGCCGCCGGCGTGTTACTGACCGCGCTGACGCTGAACTCACAGGTCAACGAGTCGCTGCTCCCGGTGTTACTCGTCCCGCTTGTGGTGCCGGTCATCCTCGCTGGAATCGAACTCACGAGCCTCTCCAGGGGGCCGTTCTGGCTGTCGGAGTGGTTCCGAATCCTCCTCGTCTACGACGGGGCCGTGCTCGTCACCGGGTGGGTGAGCTTCGAGTTCGTCATCGAAGCCTGA
- a CDS encoding cytochrome C biogenesis protein CcmF: MTAVVFGLAVGTWLLAIGLFGSVLATVLLGYEYATGDQSFLRVSKGAAGVATGSFVIALLYLTLQFLSGDYTNAYVWDNTANYLPTLYKVTGVYASNAGSVLLWAMLTAVVVTATLLLDRYSARGARLPQSLGMGVVTVFAWMLVTDSPFTPLSTRYPAVAANGIPRDGSGLNPLLVDPFMAIHPPITFSAYALLVVPFTVGVTHFVARLRGTESVLDDWLDGMTRWLRASWLLLTAAITLGGLWAYRVLGWGGFWSWDPVETSVLIPWLGLTAVLHTLNQYRRSGRYAVLAPAATAALFPLVIYATTVVRSGVFRSVHSFAGGGIGSGVLFLLGGTSTLAVGPAFVHWFRTEQGDTDEAGLLDRATIYHAAVLGFIMLAFVSLWGLTFPVVRSLASGVEVSVDARYYNLWSFPVVVAMLLAGGMYAQQERFSTRVTVGTAAAVLIAALVVGVGLARPEWQLASTEPFDPAYYRAIGSLSVVTVLPPAVYFAGAWVVRYTGRLRRLTGRRAKLNETGIALIHVGAALLVVSVSFVYVFSTTASVGIAGATELDDTGERIVRDVEGSPYTVEVTNYSPEHTPTITDAAMTPAEIGSVSPSTSVLLVKGEVTAVQRFENTTIAQLNDSRVWVGADSGAVQFEEGSVIVARGSLSDPRSENIDALVYTTGENVGPISAPPTDAYTPRVVDHQYDVQLYRGDTLVADGTVAEQSYRGRDMQTNDPLIERGLAGDTYVVATRTAGGLSIEISRYPLANQIWFGVAVMLVGMALVFLFDPASGAVGARE; this comes from the coding sequence ATGACAGCGGTCGTGTTCGGTCTTGCCGTTGGTACCTGGCTGCTGGCAATCGGCCTGTTCGGGAGCGTACTCGCCACAGTATTGCTCGGCTACGAGTACGCGACCGGCGACCAGTCGTTCCTTCGGGTCAGCAAAGGCGCTGCAGGAGTTGCGACGGGGTCATTCGTCATTGCACTGCTGTACCTGACCTTGCAGTTTCTCAGTGGGGATTACACCAACGCGTATGTCTGGGACAACACTGCAAACTATCTCCCGACGCTGTACAAAGTCACGGGCGTCTACGCGTCCAACGCGGGGTCGGTGCTCCTGTGGGCGATGCTTACGGCCGTTGTCGTCACAGCGACTCTGCTTCTGGATCGGTATAGTGCGCGTGGCGCGCGTCTCCCCCAATCCCTCGGAATGGGGGTTGTCACCGTCTTCGCCTGGATGCTCGTCACTGACAGTCCGTTTACCCCCCTGTCGACAAGGTATCCCGCCGTCGCAGCGAACGGGATTCCACGGGATGGCAGCGGTCTGAATCCGTTGCTGGTTGACCCGTTCATGGCGATCCACCCGCCGATCACGTTCTCGGCGTACGCACTGTTAGTGGTGCCCTTCACTGTTGGCGTGACACACTTCGTTGCCAGGCTCCGGGGGACCGAGAGCGTGCTCGACGACTGGCTGGACGGCATGACACGTTGGCTCCGGGCGTCGTGGCTTCTGTTGACCGCCGCAATAACGCTCGGCGGGCTCTGGGCGTACCGGGTGCTCGGCTGGGGTGGTTTCTGGTCGTGGGATCCGGTCGAAACGTCCGTGCTCATTCCGTGGCTCGGCCTGACTGCCGTGTTACACACGCTTAATCAGTACCGACGCTCGGGCCGGTACGCGGTGCTCGCGCCCGCTGCCACGGCCGCGTTGTTCCCGCTGGTTATCTACGCGACGACTGTGGTCCGGAGCGGCGTCTTCCGGAGCGTCCACTCGTTCGCCGGTGGGGGCATCGGAAGCGGCGTCTTGTTCCTTCTCGGAGGGACGAGCACCTTGGCAGTCGGCCCCGCGTTCGTCCACTGGTTCAGGACTGAACAGGGAGACACAGATGAGGCGGGGCTGCTCGACCGGGCGACGATTTACCACGCTGCTGTGCTCGGGTTCATCATGCTTGCGTTCGTCTCGCTCTGGGGCCTCACGTTTCCCGTGGTGCGCAGCCTCGCTTCGGGCGTCGAGGTCAGTGTTGACGCGCGGTACTACAACCTCTGGAGCTTCCCGGTCGTCGTCGCGATGTTGCTTGCTGGCGGGATGTACGCACAGCAAGAGCGCTTCAGCACGCGAGTGACAGTCGGAACGGCCGCCGCAGTGCTCATTGCCGCCCTCGTTGTTGGTGTCGGGCTGGCACGACCGGAATGGCAGTTGGCGTCGACTGAACCGTTCGACCCGGCGTATTACCGCGCTATTGGGAGTCTCAGTGTAGTGACCGTGCTCCCGCCGGCAGTGTACTTCGCAGGCGCATGGGTCGTCCGCTACACGGGACGCCTCCGTCGGCTAACCGGACGGCGCGCGAAGCTGAACGAGACTGGCATTGCGCTCATCCACGTCGGCGCGGCGCTACTCGTCGTCTCTGTCTCGTTCGTCTACGTCTTCTCGACGACGGCGTCCGTCGGTATCGCCGGCGCGACCGAACTGGACGATACCGGGGAGCGAATCGTCCGCGACGTCGAGGGGTCGCCGTACACGGTCGAGGTAACCAATTACTCGCCGGAGCACACGCCGACGATAACCGACGCAGCGATGACGCCGGCCGAGATTGGCTCGGTCTCCCCCTCGACGTCAGTATTGCTCGTGAAAGGGGAGGTGACAGCGGTCCAGCGCTTCGAGAACACCACCATCGCACAGCTCAACGACTCGCGCGTGTGGGTCGGTGCCGACAGTGGGGCGGTGCAGTTCGAAGAGGGATCGGTAATCGTCGCCCGTGGGTCCCTCTCTGATCCCCGCTCAGAGAATATCGACGCGCTCGTCTACACTACCGGCGAGAACGTCGGACCCATATCGGCCCCACCGACGGACGCGTACACGCCACGGGTCGTTGATCATCAGTACGATGTCCAGCTGTATCGGGGCGATACGCTGGTCGCCGACGGCACCGTCGCCGAGCAGTCTTATCGCGGGCGCGACATGCAGACCAACGACCCGCTCATCGAGCGCGGGCTTGCTGGCGACACGTACGTCGTCGCGACCCGCACTGCCGGCGGACTCTCGATTGAAATCAGCCGCTACCCGCTGGCCAACCAGATATGGTTCGGCGTCGCGGTGATGCTCGTCGGGATGGCGCTGGTCTTCCTGTTCGACCCGGCCTCGGGTGCCGTCGGTGCCCGCGAGTGA
- a CDS encoding thioredoxin family protein: MNARKTLTVAFFLVVLGVGHYSMNAAPVVRDDAHTYQGGLEWETEPSTAFDAAQSQDKPVLVYYWATWCTYCERYDKNHYRNETVRAVLDEYVLLAVNIDEPGNGTGLVRQHQATYPPQHRIMTPEGETVESVEGYIGRDELLAILEERSEEAT, translated from the coding sequence ATGAATGCTCGTAAAACGCTCACCGTCGCGTTCTTTCTAGTGGTCCTTGGGGTGGGCCACTACTCAATGAACGCCGCACCGGTGGTCCGTGACGACGCGCACACGTATCAGGGAGGTCTAGAGTGGGAAACTGAGCCCAGCACTGCGTTCGACGCGGCCCAGTCACAGGACAAGCCGGTTCTGGTCTACTACTGGGCGACGTGGTGCACGTACTGCGAGCGGTATGACAAGAACCACTATCGAAACGAAACCGTTCGCGCTGTGCTAGATGAGTACGTCTTGCTCGCGGTAAACATCGATGAACCTGGGAACGGGACGGGGCTGGTTCGCCAGCATCAGGCGACGTATCCACCACAGCATCGGATCATGACACCCGAAGGCGAAACTGTCGAGAGCGTTGAGGGGTATATCGGGCGGGACGAACTACTCGCAATACTTGAAGAGAGGTCCGAGGAGGCAACATGA